In Haliotis asinina isolate JCU_RB_2024 chromosome 11, JCU_Hal_asi_v2, whole genome shotgun sequence, the genomic stretch GACAAAGGCATGTCAGTAGTATATCAGGACAAGTTCCCATTCTATGACCAAACCTTTTAGAAATAGTGTTCAACAAtccctgcttgtcgtaaaaggcaattAACGAGATCGacgggtcaggctcgctgatttggttaacacgtgtcatcgtatatccgttgtgtagatcgatgctcatgctgttgatcactggattgtctggtccagactcgattatccaCAGACCGCTGCCTTAtcgctggaataatgctgagtgtggcgccAAAACATGAACCCAACGTTAACCGAATGTAATATGAAGATTCCCATGTCAACAAGGAATTTTCTCTTGTGCTCCCTGCCCCTGCCCGTGAAGATATCATCAGGCATTTCCTCCAATTTCCCCCATTGAATACTAATATATGTAACCAAATCCAACATAGTGTTCAATCTTTTCAACGCATATATACCACAAATGCATTCTTTGTTTCCAGACGTTTGTGATAGCAGTGCAACGTCTTAATGATGATAGATCTTCACAATGGTCAACGCTCACTGGTATATGGCCTTTGGCTTGATGACTGGCTTGATGACAACGGTGATAATGCTTGACACCCTGGCGTCACGTCATACAAAAGTACAGAAGGAAACGCGGAGGGAAGTACCAATAAGGACTTCTGGACAAGCATTCAGAAATCCAGGTATGTTTTTAGTCGtgaagaactggtcttcagtaacgtGTGCTTGCAGTAAGAGgcaattaacgggatcgggtggtcaggctcccaaACTTGATTAATAAATACTcgtgcgcatgctgttgatcactggtttgtcaggTCAGACTCGATTTTGTACGAATCAGTTCCATatagctgtagtattgctgTGTGTGTCATGAAACGACACAAAAACAAATCCGAATAGGTTGTGAATTAAACTCACACACAACCGTGGCGTCTTAATGTGAATGCTTGTAAAATTCCCGTTCTCATTTGTACTTTTCATAACGCACAAAGACATAATTTCAGGGATCAGACTCTTGTGCTGGATCCTCACTCAACCCTGCAATTTTGCCAACAAGACacgatcagtgaaagaaacaTGGACGAAGAGATGCGACATTACCTTATTCTTCAGCTCAGTGGCCAACAGCGATATACCCACCATTAAGCTGGATGTTCCAGAAGGACGTGAATACTTGGCTGATAAATCGTTTGCAGTATTAAAGTACTTGCACAGACATTACCACGATAAAGCAGATTGGTTCTACAAGGCAGATGACGACACTTATGTAATAGTAGAAAATCTACGCCACTTCCTTGGAATGCAAAACACAAATGGGCTCTATTATTATGGTGAGGTGTTTGACAGGAAGGAGAACGGGGTTTACAACAGTGGGGGTGCAGGCTATGCCCTCGGAAAAGAGGGTTTGAAAAGGATTGCTTTATTCAGCGACAATGTGGATGCTTGTCATCAAGCGGAAAGTGAAGATGTGAGGGTAGGTGTGTGTCTCAAAGCACTGGGTATTGATGTAGGAGAGGCAACAGACAGTTTTGGAAGACCCATATTCAACTGGAACAAACCTGTGTCTATTATCCAAGGGGACTGGCCTGATTGGGTGATAGGGATCGCCTATGTACGGTCGGTAAGTTACCATTTTCAGACAGATTATTTATCTCATGGATATCATTTCATAACTGCTGACCAagattaataataattatttgtaatgGAATTATTCTTCAATAGCAACGCCATATGGCATGTTAATAGCAATGTCGAATACAGCAAACAGTGAAGATACTGGCCCTCGAAAAAAACGAGGgaatatcactggattgtctgctccataCTCGAAGTGTTCACGAAAAACATCGCTCATATGTATTCCACAATCGAGTTCTTATAGATCTGGATAAGGTTTTGAACCTGGAATCTGTACATACAACAAACAACTGTTACACATTTGGCTTTGTTGGGATTAACGAAATTTTGGATTAGCATTAGTGGTAAGGGCAAACAGGCATATCTGTTTGGTTAACTTTATGTGTTGTCTCGTTTACTGAG encodes the following:
- the LOC137256002 gene encoding glycoprotein-N-acetylgalactosamine 3-beta-galactosyltransferase 1-like, with translation MVNAHWYMAFGLMTGLMTTVIMLDTLASRHTKVQKETRREVPIRTSGQAFRNPGIRLLCWILTQPCNFANKTRSVKETWTKRCDITLFFSSVANSDIPTIKLDVPEGREYLADKSFAVLKYLHRHYHDKADWFYKADDDTYVIVENLRHFLGMQNTNGLYYYGEVFDRKENGVYNSGGAGYALGKEGLKRIALFSDNVDACHQAESEDVRVGVCLKALGIDVGEATDSFGRPIFNWNKPVSIIQGDWPDWVIGIAYVRSGVNAVSPVAASFHYVGPTAMRIMDFFLYNLTLHGENLSKAIYSNASYDGRQMRKRILINTDS